A window from Dunckerocampus dactyliophorus isolate RoL2022-P2 chromosome 15, RoL_Ddac_1.1, whole genome shotgun sequence encodes these proteins:
- the pdzrn4 gene encoding PDZ domain-containing RING finger protein 4 isoform X1 yields MGCNLCTLQKREEHYKLLYEIAQVNGRNFSKVEQDEPIVVQVIRPSGAVASMAQHQAEEDEACLTDVCTQTDITFEHIMALAKLRPATPPVPDICPFLLSDSCHSIHTMEHEFYECPEYLSTTPAEAERTEEYVYEEVELCRQNSHEKLGLTLCYRTDDEEDTAIYVSQVEPDSLAARDGRIINGDRILQINGCAVQDRKKAVSLLLGEDSKSIVLLVTRPETQLEDDAWLDDEQQELVEELKLLEEREENRNLTQDEAKEERTTDTSNSQDKDSGFGCSTDSPDHQPLLARFYRRSPAQCLREQWRAQHPHTKQASVRSQESKSQGREGLVNIHSGGSGILGLENHFQQLLELKCQIRNGVECGVYSIRHSIECSLTERERDEDLEEGEGMEQELRMLNEELRNIELECQNIMQAHQLRQSQQMSSFSSSSPGRRLKDEHKSQSRLADIREHPEGDKIREKDSSSAYNTAESSRSTPLGKERSPEHSLQRRISITNQKNLQMASSTPSSPIPIPKPQGSASQGGQPDPCAVFSSSPDQSNPSRSESDPALPADDERCEKRGRTKDPKRKPPFASYQTTPYHGSLGSHQLQSYMQLLQQHSSLEYSQSQLSLVSVCGDPLNRIGRPGEPRLEWKVKVRNDGSRYVARRPARDRILRERALRIREERSGGMTTDDDAMSEMKMGRYWSKEERKQHLARAREQRKRREFMQKSRFECLKEGQAYGADGRKEINILELSQKKMMKKRNKKILDNWMTIQELMSHGARVPEGSKVHNAFLSVTTV; encoded by the exons GTAAACGGTCGTAACTTCTCCAAGGTGGAGCAGGATGAGCCCATTGTGGTCCAGGTTATACGGCCCAGCGGAGCCGTGGCTTCAATGGCACAGCATCAGGCGGAGGAGGACGAGGCGTGCCTGACAGATGTGTGCACGCAAACGGACATCACCTTCGAGCACATCATGGCGCTGGCCAAGCTCCGGCCCGCGACGCCGCCTGTCCCCGACATCTGTCCCTTCCTTTTGTCTGACAG CTGTCATTCCATCCACACAATGGAGCACGAGTTTTATGAATGTCCCGAGTACCTGTCCACCACGCCGGCTGAAGCGGAGAGGACTGAAGAGTATGTTTATGAG GAAGTGGAGTTATGCAGGCAGAACAGTCATGAGAAGCTCGGCCTGACGTTGTGCTACAGGACTGACGACGAGGAGGACACAGCCATTTATGTGAGCCAG GTGGAGCCAGACAGTTTAGCAGCAAGAGACGGCCGCATTATAAACGGAGATCGTATTCTCCAG ATAAATGGCTGTGCGGTGCAAGATAGAAAGAAGGCCGTTTCCTTGTTGTTGGGAGAAGATTCAAAGAGCATCGTCCTGCTGGTGACAAGGCCGGAGACGCag CTTGAAGATGATGCATGGTTAGATGATGAGCAACAGGAGCTTGTGGAAGAACTGAAACTCCTGGAGGAGAGGGAGGAGAATCGGAACTTGACGCAAGATGAG GCTAAAGAAGAAAGGACAACCGACACGTCCAACAGTCAAGACAAAGACAGCGGGTTTGGGTGCAGTACAGACAGTCCCGACCACCAACCTTTACTGGCCAGATTCTATAGGAGGAGTCCAGCCCAGTGCTTGAGGGAACAATGGCGAGCCCAGcatccacacacaaaacaaGCTTCTGTCAGATCGCAGGAGTCCAAAAGCCAAGGTCGAGAAGGGCTAGTGAATATTCACAGTGGTGGAAGCGGGATATTAGGTTTGGAGAACCACTTCCAGCAACTCCTGGAACTCAAGTGTCAAATCCGGAATGGCGTTGAGTGTGGCGTGTACTCCATACGACACAGCATCGAGTGTAGTCTcacagagagggagagagatgaGGATCTTGAGGAAGGCGAAGGGATGGAGCAAGAGTTGAGGATGTTAAACGAGGAGCTGCGCAACATTGAGTTGGAGTGCCAGAACATCATGCAAGCCCATCAGCTCCGCCAATCACAACAGATGAGCTCCTTTTCCTCATCCTCACCTGGTCGGAGGCTCAAGGATGAGCACAAGAGCCAGAGCAGGCTTGCTGACATACGCGAACATCCAGAAGGTGATAAGATCCGAGAAAAGGACAGCTCCAGCGCCTACAACACGGCGGAGAGCTCACGATCTACTCCGCTGGGTAAGGAGCGATCTCCTGAGCACTCCCTACAGAGACGCATCAGCATCACCAACCAGAAGAACCTCCAGATGGCCTCATCGACACCCTCCAGTCCCATCCCCATCCCCAAGCCTCAGGGATCAGCCAGCCAAGGTGGGCAACCGGATCCTTGCGCTGTTTTCTCCAGCAGCCCAGACCAGAGTAACCCTTCTCGATCAGAATCCGACCCAGCACTGCCTGCGGACGACGAGAGGTGCGAGAAAAGGGGTAGAACCAAAGATCCAAAGAGAAAACCACCGTTTGCCTCATACCAAACCACCCCTTACCATGGATCACTTGGATCCCACCAACTTCAG AGCTACATGCAACTTCTACAACAGCACTCTTCCCTGGAATATTCCCAGAGCCAGCTGAGTCTTGTCAGTGTCTGCGGAGATCCACTAAACCGGATTGGTCGACCCGGGGAACCCCGTCTAGAGTGGAAAGTCAAAGTCCGGAATGACGGATCTCGCTACGTGGCCCGGAGACCCGCCCGTGACCGCATCTTGAGAGAGCGAGCGTTACGAATCCGAGAGGAACGCAGTGGCGGTATGACCACGGATGACGATGCGATGAGCGAGATGAAGATGGGCCGCTACTGGAGCAAAGAGGAAAGGAAGCAGCACCTGGCTCGAGCGAGGGAGCAGAGAAAGAGGAGGGAGTTCATGCAGAAGAGTCGCTTTGAGTGTCTCAAGGAGGGTCAGGCTTATGGGGCCGACGGACGCAAGGAGATCAACATCTTGGAGCTAAGTCagaagaagatgatgaagaaGCGGAACAAAAAGATTCTTGACAATTGGATGACCATTCAAGAGCTGATGAGTCACGGGGCACGAGTGCCAGAGGGCTCCAAAGTCCACAACGCCTTCTTATCTGTCACAACTGTTTAG
- the pdzrn4 gene encoding PDZ domain-containing RING finger protein 4 isoform X2, translated as MGCNLCTLQKREEHYKLLYEIAQVNGRNFSKVEQDEPIVVQVIRPSGAVASMAQHQAEEDEACLTDVCTQTDITFEHIMALAKLRPATPPVPDICPFLLSDSCHSIHTMEHEFYECPEYLSTTPAEAERTEEYVYEEVELCRQNSHEKLGLTLCYRTDDEEDTAIYVEPDSLAARDGRIINGDRILQINGCAVQDRKKAVSLLLGEDSKSIVLLVTRPETQLEDDAWLDDEQQELVEELKLLEEREENRNLTQDEAKEERTTDTSNSQDKDSGFGCSTDSPDHQPLLARFYRRSPAQCLREQWRAQHPHTKQASVRSQESKSQGREGLVNIHSGGSGILGLENHFQQLLELKCQIRNGVECGVYSIRHSIECSLTERERDEDLEEGEGMEQELRMLNEELRNIELECQNIMQAHQLRQSQQMSSFSSSSPGRRLKDEHKSQSRLADIREHPEGDKIREKDSSSAYNTAESSRSTPLGKERSPEHSLQRRISITNQKNLQMASSTPSSPIPIPKPQGSASQGGQPDPCAVFSSSPDQSNPSRSESDPALPADDERCEKRGRTKDPKRKPPFASYQTTPYHGSLGSHQLQSYMQLLQQHSSLEYSQSQLSLVSVCGDPLNRIGRPGEPRLEWKVKVRNDGSRYVARRPARDRILRERALRIREERSGGMTTDDDAMSEMKMGRYWSKEERKQHLARAREQRKRREFMQKSRFECLKEGQAYGADGRKEINILELSQKKMMKKRNKKILDNWMTIQELMSHGARVPEGSKVHNAFLSVTTV; from the exons GTAAACGGTCGTAACTTCTCCAAGGTGGAGCAGGATGAGCCCATTGTGGTCCAGGTTATACGGCCCAGCGGAGCCGTGGCTTCAATGGCACAGCATCAGGCGGAGGAGGACGAGGCGTGCCTGACAGATGTGTGCACGCAAACGGACATCACCTTCGAGCACATCATGGCGCTGGCCAAGCTCCGGCCCGCGACGCCGCCTGTCCCCGACATCTGTCCCTTCCTTTTGTCTGACAG CTGTCATTCCATCCACACAATGGAGCACGAGTTTTATGAATGTCCCGAGTACCTGTCCACCACGCCGGCTGAAGCGGAGAGGACTGAAGAGTATGTTTATGAG GAAGTGGAGTTATGCAGGCAGAACAGTCATGAGAAGCTCGGCCTGACGTTGTGCTACAGGACTGACGACGAGGAGGACACAGCCATTTAT GTGGAGCCAGACAGTTTAGCAGCAAGAGACGGCCGCATTATAAACGGAGATCGTATTCTCCAG ATAAATGGCTGTGCGGTGCAAGATAGAAAGAAGGCCGTTTCCTTGTTGTTGGGAGAAGATTCAAAGAGCATCGTCCTGCTGGTGACAAGGCCGGAGACGCag CTTGAAGATGATGCATGGTTAGATGATGAGCAACAGGAGCTTGTGGAAGAACTGAAACTCCTGGAGGAGAGGGAGGAGAATCGGAACTTGACGCAAGATGAG GCTAAAGAAGAAAGGACAACCGACACGTCCAACAGTCAAGACAAAGACAGCGGGTTTGGGTGCAGTACAGACAGTCCCGACCACCAACCTTTACTGGCCAGATTCTATAGGAGGAGTCCAGCCCAGTGCTTGAGGGAACAATGGCGAGCCCAGcatccacacacaaaacaaGCTTCTGTCAGATCGCAGGAGTCCAAAAGCCAAGGTCGAGAAGGGCTAGTGAATATTCACAGTGGTGGAAGCGGGATATTAGGTTTGGAGAACCACTTCCAGCAACTCCTGGAACTCAAGTGTCAAATCCGGAATGGCGTTGAGTGTGGCGTGTACTCCATACGACACAGCATCGAGTGTAGTCTcacagagagggagagagatgaGGATCTTGAGGAAGGCGAAGGGATGGAGCAAGAGTTGAGGATGTTAAACGAGGAGCTGCGCAACATTGAGTTGGAGTGCCAGAACATCATGCAAGCCCATCAGCTCCGCCAATCACAACAGATGAGCTCCTTTTCCTCATCCTCACCTGGTCGGAGGCTCAAGGATGAGCACAAGAGCCAGAGCAGGCTTGCTGACATACGCGAACATCCAGAAGGTGATAAGATCCGAGAAAAGGACAGCTCCAGCGCCTACAACACGGCGGAGAGCTCACGATCTACTCCGCTGGGTAAGGAGCGATCTCCTGAGCACTCCCTACAGAGACGCATCAGCATCACCAACCAGAAGAACCTCCAGATGGCCTCATCGACACCCTCCAGTCCCATCCCCATCCCCAAGCCTCAGGGATCAGCCAGCCAAGGTGGGCAACCGGATCCTTGCGCTGTTTTCTCCAGCAGCCCAGACCAGAGTAACCCTTCTCGATCAGAATCCGACCCAGCACTGCCTGCGGACGACGAGAGGTGCGAGAAAAGGGGTAGAACCAAAGATCCAAAGAGAAAACCACCGTTTGCCTCATACCAAACCACCCCTTACCATGGATCACTTGGATCCCACCAACTTCAG AGCTACATGCAACTTCTACAACAGCACTCTTCCCTGGAATATTCCCAGAGCCAGCTGAGTCTTGTCAGTGTCTGCGGAGATCCACTAAACCGGATTGGTCGACCCGGGGAACCCCGTCTAGAGTGGAAAGTCAAAGTCCGGAATGACGGATCTCGCTACGTGGCCCGGAGACCCGCCCGTGACCGCATCTTGAGAGAGCGAGCGTTACGAATCCGAGAGGAACGCAGTGGCGGTATGACCACGGATGACGATGCGATGAGCGAGATGAAGATGGGCCGCTACTGGAGCAAAGAGGAAAGGAAGCAGCACCTGGCTCGAGCGAGGGAGCAGAGAAAGAGGAGGGAGTTCATGCAGAAGAGTCGCTTTGAGTGTCTCAAGGAGGGTCAGGCTTATGGGGCCGACGGACGCAAGGAGATCAACATCTTGGAGCTAAGTCagaagaagatgatgaagaaGCGGAACAAAAAGATTCTTGACAATTGGATGACCATTCAAGAGCTGATGAGTCACGGGGCACGAGTGCCAGAGGGCTCCAAAGTCCACAACGCCTTCTTATCTGTCACAACTGTTTAG